DNA sequence from the Candidatus Binatia bacterium genome:
GGTGATCGGTCGAACCCTGCCGTTGATCGGCACGTATCGCACGCCTTTCGTCACCGGCCTCGGCGTCGCCTGTTTCACCTTTGTCATGGCGATCGTCGGCGTCTTCGTCCTCTCGCTCATCATCAACGCGCTGGCCCCGAACTTCGGGGCCCAGAAAGACAGCACCCTGGCACTCAAGGTGGCCGTGTATTCCTACACGCCGGCGTGGGTGGCGGCGGTGTTGAACATCCTGCCGTTGCTGGGCGTCCTGGCGATCCTCGGAGGGCTGTACGGCGTGTACCTTCTGTATCTTGGCCTGCCGCGCTTGATGAAGTGCCCGGAAGACAGAGCTGTGGGCTACACGGCCGTCGTCGTGGTCTGCACCATCGTGCTTTCGGTCGTCATCGCGGCCATTGGGGGCACGGTCGTTGGCGTGGGGAGGCTCGGTTCTGGCAGAGGCGAGGTGCAGTTCGACAAGAACAGCAGGTTGGGCAAGCTCCAGGAGCTTGGCAAGAAGATGGAGGAGAGCAACAAGAAGATGGAGGCCGCGGAGAAGAGCGGCGACCCCAACGCGCAGGCGGCTGCGGCCTTGGAGGGTCTCGGTACGCTGCTCGGCGGCCGCAAGCACGTCGATCCGATCGCCATCGACCAGCTCAAGCCTTTCGTGCCCGAGACATTCGCCGGGCTGCCGAAGAAGAGCAGCAAGGCGGAGAAGACGGGGATTGCGAGCCTGATGGTCTCGAAGGCCGAGGCCACCTACGGCGATGACGCGGAAAAGCGCGTCACGCTGGAGATTTCGGACACTGGCGGGGCCAGCGGTCTGGTCGGGCTGGCCTCCTGGGCGAGCCTGCAGGAGGAGAGGGAGGACGATAACGGTTCCGAACGGACGCTGAAAGTGGATGGACGACTCGTGCATGAGAAAACGTCGAAGCGCGGGGGCACCAACGAGTTCAGCCTCGTGCTCGGGGAGCGCTTTGTGGT
Encoded proteins:
- a CDS encoding Yip1 family protein, which produces MSIVDRVKNICLTPNTEWPVIAAEPASAGSLITGYVVPLAAIGAVSGFVGGSVIGRTLPLIGTYRTPFVTGLGVACFTFVMAIVGVFVLSLIINALAPNFGAQKDSTLALKVAVYSYTPAWVAAVLNILPLLGVLAILGGLYGVYLLYLGLPRLMKCPEDRAVGYTAVVVVCTIVLSVVIAAIGGTVVGVGRLGSGRGEVQFDKNSRLGKLQELGKKMEESNKKMEAAEKSGDPNAQAAAALEGLGTLLGGRKHVDPIAIDQLKPFVPETFAGLPKKSSKAEKTGIASLMVSKAEATYGDDAEKRVTLEISDTGGASGLVGLASWASLQEEREDDNGSERTLKVDGRLVHEKTSKRGGTNEFSLVLGERFVVSASGVGVELKELKAAVTSLDFAKLEAMKDVGVTK